The genome window CTACAAATATTTGAATATGAATCCAGCAGTATAGAGTTTGAAATAATTAACGGGCAAGTGTTCGCTAATGCTACCAGTATGGCCACTGTTTTCAAAAAGAAACCTAACGACATATTCAAAACTAAAATGTGGATTGAATACGAAGAAGAGGTTTGTATCCAGCTTAATTACCGAATCGAAGATATTCGTTTCGGGAAAAAAGGAGGAAATGACAAGGATAATCAAGGCTCTTGGATACATGAAGAATTAATAATAGAATTTGCTAGAAGGCTTAATGTAAAGTTTTCAATTTGGTGTAATAAGAAAATAGCAGAGCTTTTAAAAACTGGTAAAACAGAAATAAGAAAACAAAATCCTTTAGAGCTTGCAAAGAGTACTATCCTTCTTCTTACTGAAGAACTGGAATCTACTAAAGCAAGAGGTGATTATGAATTTGAAGCTAGACACAATGAAGAAAGGCAGAGAAAGAAAGCTGAAAAGGAAATAATAGAATTAAAATCAGAGCTAACCAGTACCAAGACAGATTTACATAAACTCGAAGATCAAGAAGACTTAAGAAATTTATATAGACGCTAATCAATCGCTAATAACCTACTAAAAAATATTGTTGTTATAATTTTTTAAAATATACAGATGGGAAACAAGAATTTAATTGATGAAAAAGAATCAATATTAAGAAATGAAATGGATGTGTTCAGTCAAGAAGATAACAAAGTGACATTTTATGACCAGCAGCAAATTAATGATTTGCAAAAATTAGAGTTTAATCAACTACAGCCCGAAGAAGTCGCTCAACATATATCTGATTTATTTTATGTAGAGATTTGCGCCCGTAACACTTCAGATTTCTTTGATATGGATTCTGAAGATATAAGAGCTATAAATAAAAGAAGCCACCAAAGAATTAATATGTTTACCTCGCTAGTAAGAAGTTTTAAGAAATAGTTTCAGTTAATTTTGTATGTGTTAGAAAACCATAGAATTAAAAGCCTACCCTATTAGAGTAGGTTTTTTTATTTAAATAGTTGTACAATAAGATAATATTTGTATTATTGTAATACTGACGCCCAGTAAGTTTATATTAGAGTTGATTTTCTTATCAAGTTTTAGGTTTGTAGATTGAGAAAAGCCGGATTAGTCCGGCTTTTTTGTATAATAAGATATTATTTAGTACAATTGTACAGATAAATGATTGTGGGTAGCTCCATTTTTGATTCTTATTGCTTAAGAAGATTTAAAAAATTTTGACCAAAGCAAAAGCCAGCCTTTATGAGACTGGCTTTTTTATTCTTCAATTTCATGGTTTTCATACCCGCAATGATTGCAGTTCATTAGCCACTCGCTATGAGGTATAGAGTTTGGTATTAGCATACCTCCGCATTTTTCGCATTTCCTAAAGTTTTCTGTATTTAAAAGCCAGTCTTCTAAAATAAATTTTACAAGCTGCCCCATTGAAGCATTTCCGGTATTGCTTCCCCAAAACCCGTGCATCTTTTTAGCTTCAGAAATTAACCCCTCTAATTGAGGGGTTAATTCTATTCTTATATCTAGTTTAGGCATTTTTTAAATATGATCTTGTTCAATAACTTTTTTCAAATAGTTGATCATATCAGTGTATTTGTGCTCTATTCTTATTGGTGACATCCCACCTGCCCAAATAGCAAAGCAGTTTTTATGGCAGTCACCATTTACTATTAACTCTTCATGATATTTAACACTTGAATTACTGCCTATATGGTTTTGATGTGGTGTAGGATCAAAATTATTTTTAAGAAAATTTTGAATTTTTTCTACTTGATTTTCCTTTAATGTTTTCATTTTTTTATGGTTTTAAATAATTAAAATTCTTCTGGAAATTCTTCCTGATGCTTTTTTATCTCAATATTTAATTGATAAGTTGTGTATATTCCTTTTTCCCACCATGTTTTACCACCAAAGTCAGAATGCATTTTTACTTTTGGCTTAAAATTCTTTTCTACTTCTATTTTTTTGCTGTTATCTCCGATTTCTTTTGCTCTTTCTTTAGATATAGAAACTAATCCTAAAAACTCAGAATCAGACAATCTTAATTCACTCGCGCAAAAACAACTTTCATAATCGCCTTCTAATACTGAGCCTATTATTACTTTTTTAAGAATATCTCCATTTTCATTTACAGCTATTAAATATTTTTTTTCATCTAAGTTTTGAAAGTAGTAAGTCATGATTTTTTGTTTTAAAGCTTTCTAAATGATTACAATGTAAAGTTACGTAACTTTACTATATAAGTCAAGAAGTTACGTAACTATTTTATGTAATTATAGAAAGTTCTTTATAAAATACAGTGGTATATAAATAATGTGCAATTCATTTAAAGAAATCATGCTGTAAAAGTTCCTCTGCGTTTTCATCGTCACCAATACAGATGTATTTAAAAAATGAGGTTTCAGTTTTATGTGCTGTAAGCTTCATAATACGAGCAATAGGAATTCCAGATAAATACATATTTGTGGCCCCGCTCCTTCTGGCAGTATGTGCGGTAATCATTTCCCAGCGTTCTTTTATCACTGTATTGTATTTCCCCTTATGGCTTTTACCAGATATAACTGGATCTGTAAAACCTGCTTCTTTTGCCGCTGCCTTAATAGCTGGACCAAAGCTTTGAGAATTGCCAGCGCGAGGAAGCCTGTTGTTATACTTTTCAATAATTTCAATCACCATTTTATGCAAAGGTATTACTACAAATTTTGAAGTTTTTTTAGTAGGCATAAAGATTTTATTGTCTCTAATGTTTTCTATCTTCAATCTATTGTAATCAGATATTCTAAGACATGTATAAGCCATAATAAGAAATGCATCAACATATTCTTGCCTTCTTCTGGTATACTGTCTAAACTTATAAAAATGCTCTAATTCAATAGAGGTTAAATACACCTGTTTAATATCTTCTCTAGTATTTTTAATTTCTACTCTATTTGGTATTAGCTTTTCTTGATAAGCATGTTTAAGAACATTCTTTAAAAAGGAAAAAGTCACATACATAGAATTGATAGCATAGCCTTTTATATGCTCCATATAGTATTTATAGTTTTCAAACCACTTAGTATCTATTTCACTTAATCTATACTTTTTATTTTTATATTCTTGATACTCCTCTACTGTAGTAACAGCATACTTATAAGCTTTATAAGTAGCAGGTTTAAATTTTTTATTATATATGTAGTCCTGCATATAACCTACAAAGCTATTGGTATCTACTTTATTAGAGAATTCAATTTTTAGGGCTTCTGTTACTGTTTTTTCATCGAGTTTATTTTCTTTAAGTAGCCTATAAAATGTTTCTGCGGCTCTTACTTCAAAGTCGGCTAATACAGATTTAAAAGCAGGTTCTTTACTTTTGTTCTTCCATTCTGAAGGTTTTACAGATAACCCTGTATAGTATCTGTATTGCAAGCCTTTATGATTAATTAGAAAGAATATGGAGCTTTTCTTTTTGGCCTGTGGTCTGGTAAGATAAAATTTAATAGTCATTATCGCTTAAAGATTTAGTAGTTATTAATGATGTACTATAGAAATGCATAAAGAAAGCGAATTTCAAAAAGTACGTTTATTAATACAATTGTACACTTTTAAGACGATAAATAAAAATAAAGATATATGATAGTACATAGAATGCATGTAAAGTACAATATATATT of Chondrinema litorale contains these proteins:
- a CDS encoding KilA-N domain-containing protein: MQALQIFEYESSSIEFEIINGQVFANATSMATVFKKKPNDIFKTKMWIEYEEEVCIQLNYRIEDIRFGKKGGNDKDNQGSWIHEELIIEFARRLNVKFSIWCNKKIAELLKTGKTEIRKQNPLELAKSTILLLTEELESTKARGDYEFEARHNEERQRKKAEKEIIELKSELTSTKTDLHKLEDQEDLRNLYRR
- a CDS encoding BRcat domain-containing protein, producing the protein MPKLDIRIELTPQLEGLISEAKKMHGFWGSNTGNASMGQLVKFILEDWLLNTENFRKCEKCGGMLIPNSIPHSEWLMNCNHCGYENHEIEE
- a CDS encoding tyrosine-type recombinase/integrase — protein: MTIKFYLTRPQAKKKSSIFFLINHKGLQYRYYTGLSVKPSEWKNKSKEPAFKSVLADFEVRAAETFYRLLKENKLDEKTVTEALKIEFSNKVDTNSFVGYMQDYIYNKKFKPATYKAYKYAVTTVEEYQEYKNKKYRLSEIDTKWFENYKYYMEHIKGYAINSMYVTFSFLKNVLKHAYQEKLIPNRVEIKNTREDIKQVYLTSIELEHFYKFRQYTRRRQEYVDAFLIMAYTCLRISDYNRLKIENIRDNKIFMPTKKTSKFVVIPLHKMVIEIIEKYNNRLPRAGNSQSFGPAIKAAAKEAGFTDPVISGKSHKGKYNTVIKERWEMITAHTARRSGATNMYLSGIPIARIMKLTAHKTETSFFKYICIGDDENAEELLQHDFFK